A genomic stretch from Hemicordylus capensis ecotype Gifberg chromosome 1, rHemCap1.1.pri, whole genome shotgun sequence includes:
- the ARHGAP11A gene encoding rho GTPase-activating protein 11A: MLYEGNRAASYEGRSVKGDQEAAAAAAAAVGMASVRGRERGLAQLAVLQQLRAAYGIKMKSRAAKGKSVGSASVAAGGNKVFGIALHALPHQVVPEYGSIPCFLVDACKYLEEHIHTEGLFRKSGSFIRIKTLKSKLDQGENCLSTAQPCDVAGLLKQFFRELPEPIFPADLQEALIKAQQLGSDDKNSATLLLSCLMNDGTIDTLRYFFSFLKKVSLRSFENKMDSNNLAVIFAPNLLQSSEADKISAHTEKKLRLQAAVLQVLIDHAEDIGHVPKFILEKIPTMLGIDDPVSTPSLQDYEESENPGEHQRRRRQSVGVFASVTPVIVTPSIKRKYPPDSCQGFSSKKRLSIRHNLALELLPSSLFSFSSTPGSAQLETSPCISFEASQSSPSTSVTHEKFNIGIRRSKRIASKKVHRVESGKMGCFSPKISRKEMVRKSLRLKFILGKNSRENTAVEHPASNRSGNIGRRLASQHDTESGVDTPNTVALLSPCVAESITKKGSKKISKSEENLQTANCYNEASYRMSWTACTTESQETCNSGTNSVACLEENKIFLKTSLAPQNPAVIPARSRSIDASPEQNSNNRQTSFCEAENHVTADTLLKIKRAFSESGSNLHNLLETEPSKSNPIQETACISRLDLRTQVFKATAQNMKNVEQETLFANSSATDKHLLDTNEISAVEGPLFPNTTDLAHELSKSDASVQEDQLTGMISPDTPVNNGSNLQKELLESHQQFIPERIFEDKELKYCNSEKETKELTETMLPEDGDRNSKQHLHMKTHEKSKRSPSGKVADHIHWFNNLSLNEPCSATKTKQPLKFQRTPVRQSIRRMNSILEAKSVSCNLIKPDGCFSLVKSVSYETALSCAENVLNISTTSLSISEPSSKQMFTDDQFTLSSKSCPQLICPLEQAARPGTTCKEKSTTTTTTNQSKSVLEDLTNHEAPKTTVKMNTNLNVSIATTDKCILRKAEKGTRYRGSPKNPIATVKLLPTTRPLDL; the protein is encoded by the exons ATGTTGTACGAGGGTAACCGAGCAGCGAGTTATGAGGGTCGATCTGTGAAAGGAGaccaggaggcggcggcggcggcggcggcggctgttgGGATGGCGTCGGTGAGGGGCCGCGAGAGAGGCTTGGCCCAGCTGGCGGTGCTGCAGCAGCTCCGAGCCGCCTATGGGATCAAGATGAAGAGTCGGGCGGCGAAGGGGAAATCTGTGGGATCAGCAAGCGtcgcggcaggaggg AACAAAGTCTTTGGAATAGCTCTTCATGCATTACCTCATCAAGTTGTTCCTGAATATGGGAGTATACCTTG ctttttagtTGATGCTTGCAAATACTTAGAAGAACATATTCACACCGAAGGACTTTTCAGAAAGTCTGGATCATTCATTCGCATAAAAACATTAAAG AGTAAACTGGACCAAGGTGAAAACTGTCTATCTACTGCCCAGCCATGTGATGTTGCAGGGCTTCTGAAACAATTCTTCAGAGAATTGCCTGAGCCCATCTTCCCAGCAGACTTGCAAGAAGCTCTCATCAAGGCCCAACAGCTAGGCAGTGATGACAAGAACTCTGCTACATTGCTGCTCTCCTGTCTTATGAATGATGGAACAATTGATACCTTAAGATATTTCTTCAGTTTTCTTAAAAAAGTGTCTCTACG ATCTTTTGAGAATAAAATGGACAGCAATAATCTGGCAGTAATTTTTGCTCCAAATCTCTTGCAATCAAGTGAAGCTGACAAGATATCAGCTCACACAGAGAAAAAGCTTCGTTTGCAGGCTGCAGTTCTGCAGGTGCTTATTGATCATGCAGAAGATATAG GGCATGTACCAAAGTTTATCCTGGAAAAGATACCCACTATGCTTGGTATTGATGATCCTGTTTCTACTCCTTCACTGCAAGACTATGAAGAAAGTGAAAATCCTGGTGAGCACCAGAGAAGGAGAAGACAGAGTGTAGGAG tcTTTGCATCGGTGACTCCAGTGATTGTTACTCCAAGTATTAAGCGCAAATATCCACCTGATTCCTGTCAAGGCTTCTCTAGCAAGAAAAGACTATCTATTAGGCATAACTTGGCTCTTGAATTGCTCCCAAGTAGTCTGTTTAGTTTTAGCTCAACACCTGGATCAG CTCAGTTAGAGACAAGTCCTTGTATATCTTTTGAGGCATCTCAGAGCTCACCATCTACCTCAGTCACTCATGAAAAGTTTAATATAGGAATTCGAAGAAGCAAAAGGATTGCCAGCAAAAAAGTACACAG gGTTGAGTCTGGAAAAATGGGTTGCTTTTCTCCTAAGATAAGCCGGAAAGAGATGGTGCGGAAATCACTGCGATTAAAGTTCATTCTGGGAAAGAACAGCAGAGAG AACACTGCAGTGGAACATCCAGCTAGCAACAGATCTGGAAATATTGGTCGTCGACTTGCAAGCCAGCATGACACGGAAAGTGGAGTAGATACTCCAAATACGGTTGCACTGTTAAGCCCGTGTGTTGCTGAATCTATAACCAAGAAAG gttCCAAAAAGATCAGCAAGTCAGAGGAGAATTTACAAACTGCAAACTGTTATAATGAAGCAAGCTACCGAATGTCCTGGACTGCCTGCACCACAGAATCTCAGGAAACCTGTAATAGTGGTACTAATTCAGTGGCGTGTCTTGAAGaaaataaaatttttttaaagacttctcttgcacctcaaaaccCAGCAGTCATTCCTGCTAGGTCTAGGTCCATTGATGCAAGTCCTGAGCAGAATAGCAATAACCGACAAACATCCTTCTGTGAGGCTGAAAATCATGTGACTGCAGACACCTTATTGAAGATTAAGAGGGCATTTTCTGAATCTGGAAGCAACCTTCATAATTTGTTGGAAACTGAACCTTCAAAATCGAATCCAATACAAGAAACAGCATGTATTTCAAGACTTGATCTAAGGACACAGGTCTTTAAAGCTACAGCTCAGAATATGAAAAATGTAGAACAGGAGACTCTGTTTGCTAACTCTAGTGCCACTGACAAACATCTATTGGATACAAATGAAATCAGTGCTGTGGAAGGACCTCTCTTCCCAAATACTACTGATCTTGCTCATGAATTAAGCAAAAGTGATGCATCTGTACAAGAGGACCAGCTGACTGGGATGATCTCTCCAGATACCCCTGTAAATAATGGATCTAATCTGCAAAAGGAGCTACTGGAATCACATCAGCAATTCATCCCAGAAAGAATTTTTGAAGATAAAGAATTGAAATACTGTAATTCAGAGAAAGAGACTAAAGAACTTACTGAAACTATGCTTCCAGAAGATGGAGACAGAAATAGCAAACAGCACCTACACATGAAAACTCATGAAAAATCTAAACGTTCTCCTTCAGGAAAGGTTGCTGATCATATACACTGGTTCAATAATCTATCATTAAATGAACCATGTTCTGCAACAAAAACCAAACAACCTCTTAAGTTTCAACGTACCCCCGTCCGTCAGTCTATAAGGAGGATGAACTCTATCTTGGAGGCTAAATCAGTTTCTTGTAACCTAATCAAACCTGATGGCTGCTTTTCTCTTGTTAAATCAGTGAGTTATGAAACGGCACTGTCCTGTGCAGAAAATGTCTTGAATATATCTACAACTTCATTGTCCATTTCAGAACCAAGCAGCAAGCAAATGTTTACAGATGATCAGTTCACTCTGTCTTCAAAATCCTGCCCACAACTGATATGTCCATTAGAGCAAGCTGCAAGGCCTGGTACAACCTGCAAGGAgaaatctactactactactactactaatcaaTCCAAATCTGTCCTTGAGGACCTAACCAATCATGAAGCACCAAAAACCACTGTAAAAATGAACACAAACTTAAATGTTTCCATTGCTACAACTGATAAATGCATTCTCAGGAAGGC